A window of Calliopsis andreniformis isolate RMS-2024a chromosome 3, iyCalAndr_principal, whole genome shotgun sequence contains these coding sequences:
- the LOC143188822 gene encoding CDK5 regulatory subunit-associated protein 3 isoform X1: protein MEEQDIPIDINTGKLLDWLISRRHCNKDWHSKILVIREKINNAIRDMPAHDGIVKLLSGTHINYFHCLKIIEILKETEADTKNVFGKYGSQRMKDWQEIVRAYEKDNIYLAEVAQMLIRNVKYEIPSTKKQIQKLEQLQADLEKKEAEYKKSENMARSEFNSLCKQLGIPGKQIKRELAEKVKDLPEIYEKIAKKTKSVKEAVDFYCGFVNYTLGRQHDGGCVPMIKYVIEKGNTTAYEWIYGEPPLSIMEPPLNISSDDDDLEEKRDEDVDNVGIDFGEINLNGDMDLGSDVNLDEGGEIDWGDGNVENAPGDIDYNISLDESGIVVEAAGHEGGTASGTEAYTVLDNSTTRTDFINDLHELEAFLKLRLYEFKTDNSINFLSFSQLQDSSSILQHSTLENTQNMLDNVQVILSEMLDTKVQHLHNIKHSARYVDTLTLSLKQKLNLIDKMIVLQKTIREKREIAIEEGISLQPVLQLLIQKTKELQIQIEKDISKRYKNRIVHLMGDINAL from the exons ATGGAG gaacAAGATATTCCTATTGATATCAATACAGGAAAATTATTGGACTGGTTAATCAGTAGACGACATTGTAATAAAGACTGGCATTCAAAAATTTTAGTTATTagagaaaaaattaataatgcaATTCGAGACATGCCTGCTCATGATGGCATTGTGAAACTGCTGTCTGGGACAC ATATAAATTACTTTCACTGTTTGAAAATAATAGAAATCTTAAAAGAAACTGAAGCTGATACGAAAAATGTGTTTGGAAAGTATGGGTCACAAAGAATGAAAGATTGGCAAGAAATAGTACGTGCATATGAGAAAGATAATATATATCTTGCAGAAGTTGCACAAATGCTTATAAGAAATGTTAAATATGAAATTCCAAGTACTAAAAAGCAGATTCAAAAATTAGAACAACTGCAAGCA GATTTAGAAAAAAAAGAGGCAGAATATAAAAAATCAGAAAATATGGCTAGGTCAGAATTTAATTCACTATGTAAGCAGTTAGGCATTCCTGGTAAGCAAATTAAACGTGAGCTGGCAGAGAAAGTAAAAGACCTTCCAGAAATTTATGAGAAGATTGCAAAGAAAACAAAATCAGTTAAAGAAGCTGTAGACTTTTACTGTGGCTTTGTTAATTACACTTTGGGTAGACAACACGATGGTGGTTGTGTTCCCATGATAAAATATGTGATTG AAAAGGGAAATACTACTGCATATGAATGGATTTATGGAGAGCCCCCACTATCAATTATGGAACCACCTTTAAATATAAGCTCTGATGACGATGATTTAGAGGAAAAAAGGGACGAAGACGTTGACAATGTG GGAATTGATTTTGgtgaaattaatttaaatgGAGACATGGATTTGGGTAGTGATGTTAATTTAGATGAAGGAGGTGAAATTGATTGGGGTGATGGAAATGTAGAAAATGCACCTGGAGATATAGATTATAATATTTCTTTGGATGAATCTGGTATAGTTGTGGAGGCAGCTGGTCATGAAGGTGGAACTGCTAGTGGTACTGAAGCATATACTGTTCTTGATAATTCAACTACTAGAACTGATTTTATTAATGATTTACATGAG TTGGAAGCATTTCTTAAATTACGATTGTATGAGTTCAAAACTGATAATAGCATAAATTTTCTAAGCTTTAGTCAATTACAAGATTCGTCTTCTATCTTGCAACATTCTACATTGGAAAATACTCAAAATATGTTAGATAATGTTCAAGTGATTTTATCTGAAATGCTGGATACTAAAGTCCAACATTTGCACAATATTAAACATTCTGCAAG ATACGTCGATACTTTAACTTTGTCgttaaaacaaaaattaaatttaattgatAAAATGATAGTTTTACAAAAGACTATAAGGGAGAAAAGAGAAATTGCAATAGAAGAAGGTATTTCTCTTCAACCTGTTTTACAATTACTAATACAAAAGACAAAGGAATTACAAATACAG ATAGAGAAAGATATTTCGAAGAGATATAAAAACAGAATTGTTCATTTAATGGGAGATATCAATGCGttgtaa
- the LOC143188822 gene encoding CDK5RAP3 protein homolog isoform X2, translated as MPAHDGIVKLLSGTHINYFHCLKIIEILKETEADTKNVFGKYGSQRMKDWQEIVRAYEKDNIYLAEVAQMLIRNVKYEIPSTKKQIQKLEQLQADLEKKEAEYKKSENMARSEFNSLCKQLGIPGKQIKRELAEKVKDLPEIYEKIAKKTKSVKEAVDFYCGFVNYTLGRQHDGGCVPMIKYVIEKGNTTAYEWIYGEPPLSIMEPPLNISSDDDDLEEKRDEDVDNVGIDFGEINLNGDMDLGSDVNLDEGGEIDWGDGNVENAPGDIDYNISLDESGIVVEAAGHEGGTASGTEAYTVLDNSTTRTDFINDLHELEAFLKLRLYEFKTDNSINFLSFSQLQDSSSILQHSTLENTQNMLDNVQVILSEMLDTKVQHLHNIKHSARYVDTLTLSLKQKLNLIDKMIVLQKTIREKREIAIEEGISLQPVLQLLIQKTKELQIQIEKDISKRYKNRIVHLMGDINAL; from the exons ATGCCTGCTCATGATGGCATTGTGAAACTGCTGTCTGGGACAC ATATAAATTACTTTCACTGTTTGAAAATAATAGAAATCTTAAAAGAAACTGAAGCTGATACGAAAAATGTGTTTGGAAAGTATGGGTCACAAAGAATGAAAGATTGGCAAGAAATAGTACGTGCATATGAGAAAGATAATATATATCTTGCAGAAGTTGCACAAATGCTTATAAGAAATGTTAAATATGAAATTCCAAGTACTAAAAAGCAGATTCAAAAATTAGAACAACTGCAAGCA GATTTAGAAAAAAAAGAGGCAGAATATAAAAAATCAGAAAATATGGCTAGGTCAGAATTTAATTCACTATGTAAGCAGTTAGGCATTCCTGGTAAGCAAATTAAACGTGAGCTGGCAGAGAAAGTAAAAGACCTTCCAGAAATTTATGAGAAGATTGCAAAGAAAACAAAATCAGTTAAAGAAGCTGTAGACTTTTACTGTGGCTTTGTTAATTACACTTTGGGTAGACAACACGATGGTGGTTGTGTTCCCATGATAAAATATGTGATTG AAAAGGGAAATACTACTGCATATGAATGGATTTATGGAGAGCCCCCACTATCAATTATGGAACCACCTTTAAATATAAGCTCTGATGACGATGATTTAGAGGAAAAAAGGGACGAAGACGTTGACAATGTG GGAATTGATTTTGgtgaaattaatttaaatgGAGACATGGATTTGGGTAGTGATGTTAATTTAGATGAAGGAGGTGAAATTGATTGGGGTGATGGAAATGTAGAAAATGCACCTGGAGATATAGATTATAATATTTCTTTGGATGAATCTGGTATAGTTGTGGAGGCAGCTGGTCATGAAGGTGGAACTGCTAGTGGTACTGAAGCATATACTGTTCTTGATAATTCAACTACTAGAACTGATTTTATTAATGATTTACATGAG TTGGAAGCATTTCTTAAATTACGATTGTATGAGTTCAAAACTGATAATAGCATAAATTTTCTAAGCTTTAGTCAATTACAAGATTCGTCTTCTATCTTGCAACATTCTACATTGGAAAATACTCAAAATATGTTAGATAATGTTCAAGTGATTTTATCTGAAATGCTGGATACTAAAGTCCAACATTTGCACAATATTAAACATTCTGCAAG ATACGTCGATACTTTAACTTTGTCgttaaaacaaaaattaaatttaattgatAAAATGATAGTTTTACAAAAGACTATAAGGGAGAAAAGAGAAATTGCAATAGAAGAAGGTATTTCTCTTCAACCTGTTTTACAATTACTAATACAAAAGACAAAGGAATTACAAATACAG ATAGAGAAAGATATTTCGAAGAGATATAAAAACAGAATTGTTCATTTAATGGGAGATATCAATGCGttgtaa
- the LOC143177228 gene encoding transmembrane emp24 domain-containing protein 7: MDYWSICLLLTSLFGTILQTGGVELSFELPDNAKQCFFEEIEKNATAMLEFQVVTGGQYDVDVTLEAPNKEIIYRQIKTQFDSHQFIAPMTGAYQACFSNEFSTFSHKLVYMDFRVGEQSSIVALGEHITVMTQMESSAQEVHKNLNSIVDYQTHHRLREAQGRKRAEDLNERVLIWSLMETLTILIISVGQVFTLKTFFTERKP; this comes from the exons ATGGACTACTGGTCGATTTGCCTGCTGTTGACTTCGCTGTTCGGCACGATATTGCAAACTGGTGGCGTTGAGCTAAGTTTTGAGCTGCCCGACAATGCAAAACAATGTTTCTTTGAAGAAATCGAAAAGAACGCAACGGCAATGCTCGAGTTTCAG GTCGTCACTGGGGGTCAATATGATGTAGATGTAACCTTAGAAGCTCCGAATAAAGAGATCATCTACAGGCAAATAAAAACGCAGTTCGACTCACATCAGTTTATAGCACCTATGACAGGAGCATATCAGGCTTGTTTCAGTAACGAGTTTTCAACATTTTCACATAAGCTCGTTTACATGGATTTCCGAGTAGGTGAACAGTCATCCATTGTTGCCCTTGGAGAACATATAACTGTTATGACTCAG ATGGAGTCTTCTGCACAAGAAGtgcataaaaatttaaatagcaTTGTAGATTATCAAACTCATCATCGACTACGAGAAGCACAAGGTCGTAAACGTGCCGAAGATTTGAATGAACGTGTACTCATATGGTCTCTCATGGAAACGCTTACAATTTTAATCATATCTGTGGGACAAGTGTTTACTTTAAAAACCTTCTTTACAGAGAGAAAACCTTAA
- the LOC143188840 gene encoding phospholipase A2 A2-actitoxin-Ucs2a, whose product MKTYSMNRKRIKIVLIPYVFGWPQSISWTFWRIVLILSLVILPRLPCYEGRARNTLRIQRSIEDNRVYKLNTDEPSSHYIENDWQEGNPYILQNREPWDTVSINQQKNNIYLHEPLSVNFTYNDTNSNQLLTHHEESMSRKRFKRGVIHLYNMVVCATGCNPLAYKGYGCYCGFLGSGYVIDGIDRCCKMHDWCYDATECPMFSEYFVPYYWRCYHGYKPVCAVEHGNWGGSGSCAQRLCECDRTFAECLRRYPCPTTKAVCTSSPWRLVQNLFMVM is encoded by the exons ATGAAAACGTACTCGATGAATCGCAAAAGGATCAAAATTGTGCTGATTCCTTATGTCTTTGGATGGCCCCAATCAATATCCTGGACATTCTGGAGGATCGTCCTCATCTTGTCACTTGTGATTCTTCCAAGGTTGCCTTGTTACGAAGGCCGTG CTAGGAATACGCTACGTATCCAAAGGTCGATTGAAGATAATCGagtatacaaattaaatacagatGAACCATCCTCTCATTACATAGAAAATGATTGGCAAGAGGGAAATCCATACATATTACAAAATAGGGAACCATGGGATACAGTATCTATTAATCAACAAAAGAACAATATTTATCTGCACGAACCTCTATCTGTTAATTTTACATACAATGATACTAACAGTAATCAATTGTT AACTCATCATGAGGAATCTATGTCTCGTAAAAGGTTCAAAAGAGGTGTAATACATCTTTATAACATGGTAGTTTGTGCTACTGGATGCAATCCTTTAGCTTATAAAGGATATGGATGTTACTGTGGTTTTCTAGGTTCAGGATATGTCATAGATGGGATAGATAG ATGTTGTAAAATGCATGATTGGTGCTATGACGCTACTGAGTGCCCAATGTTTTCAGAATACTTTGTACCATATTATTGGAGATGTTACCACGGTTATAAGCCCGTATGTG CTGTTGAACACGGAAATTGGGGAGGATCTGGATCATGTGCTCAACGATTATGTGAATGTGACCGTACATTTGCCGAATGCTTAAGGCGTTATCCTTGTCCAACAACCAAAGCTGTATGTACTTCGTCGCCTTGGAGATTGGTACAAAATCTTTTTATGGTTATGTAA